A single genomic interval of Mucilaginibacter boryungensis harbors:
- a CDS encoding amidohydrolase family protein, giving the protein MSGPINRRKFLFNTALTAAGTYISSTVLGSSSQQKDISMPPLAETAKGGYNIMRDVKKYRKLDAHVHLSLGSDDINVQKKHALVLLDYCDRLGVDKLYLSNPVTRIINGVPDGRVESFINNNNLVLNIMKMHPDKFSGSFTFNPMHPKESLEEIKRCVGEGMVSAKVYYQVKINDPLFYPLIEKMIDLKMIMLMHAEAQIGVGGYRMKYNGNKPSNVSIPEDFVDIAKRYPEAMFQFAHIGGGGDWEYMCKTLANSPNVYVDTSGSNNEEHMIDFAIKTLGEDRVVFGSDNCYYQSVGKVLASNLTEAQKKKLFFENFNNILRKAGNNVH; this is encoded by the coding sequence ATGTCCGGACCAATTAACCGTAGAAAGTTTCTTTTTAATACCGCCTTGACAGCTGCCGGGACTTACATCTCCAGTACGGTATTAGGGTCATCTTCACAGCAAAAAGATATTTCTATGCCCCCTTTGGCAGAAACCGCTAAAGGTGGTTACAACATTATGCGTGATGTGAAAAAATATCGAAAGCTGGATGCCCATGTGCATTTAAGTCTGGGAAGCGACGATATAAATGTGCAAAAAAAACATGCCCTGGTGCTGCTTGATTATTGTGACCGGCTGGGTGTTGATAAGCTATACCTGTCCAACCCGGTAACACGCATTATTAATGGTGTACCTGATGGCCGTGTAGAATCGTTCATCAACAATAATAACCTTGTTTTAAATATCATGAAAATGCACCCTGACAAGTTTTCGGGTAGTTTCACCTTTAACCCAATGCACCCAAAAGAATCTCTTGAAGAAATAAAGCGATGCGTAGGCGAAGGTATGGTAAGCGCTAAAGTATATTATCAGGTTAAGATCAACGATCCGCTTTTTTACCCACTGATCGAAAAAATGATCGATTTAAAAATGATCATGTTAATGCACGCCGAGGCGCAGATAGGCGTTGGCGGGTATCGGATGAAGTACAATGGGAACAAGCCTTCAAATGTATCCATACCCGAAGATTTTGTTGATATCGCCAAACGTTATCCTGAAGCAATGTTTCAATTTGCCCATATTGGCGGTGGCGGCGATTGGGAATATATGTGCAAAACGCTGGCAAATAGCCCCAATGTGTATGTAGATACATCGGGCAGTAATAATGAAGAACACATGATAGACTTTGCCATTAAAACACTTGGCGAAGACCGCGTAGTATTCGGGTCGGACAATTGCTACTACCAATCGGTAGGTAAAGTGCTGGCTTCAAATCTTACCGAGGCACAGAAAAAGAAACTATTTTTTGAAAACTTTAATAACATATTAAGAAAGGCGGGCAACAATGTTCATTGA
- a CDS encoding high-potential iron-sulfur protein, which translates to MEENKYSRREFISKKLFTGSLLLGGTLAFGLNAVKALAKDRSQLEGDQQPHQTGLKSKKKAVHQKAGAPKKADAAAKEAPSPCDDMTGVSPADLEKRKKLAYVNKAPIPDKHCGNCGLYLKPPPGATCGKCTLFKGPVRAEGACTYWAPIANVE; encoded by the coding sequence ATGGAAGAAAATAAATATTCAAGAAGAGAATTCATCAGCAAAAAGCTATTTACAGGCTCGCTGTTATTAGGCGGGACCTTAGCCTTTGGATTAAATGCGGTGAAAGCTTTAGCTAAAGACCGCTCGCAGCTTGAAGGTGACCAGCAACCCCACCAAACAGGCTTAAAATCTAAAAAGAAGGCTGTTCACCAAAAAGCAGGCGCACCTAAAAAAGCTGATGCAGCTGCAAAAGAAGCACCAAGCCCATGTGATGATATGACCGGTGTATCGCCGGCAGACCTGGAAAAAAGAAAGAAATTGGCTTACGTTAACAAAGCACCTATCCCTGATAAACATTGCGGTAACTGCGGTTTATATTTAAAACCGCCGCCAGGGGCAACATGCGGTAAATGCACTTTGTTTAAAGGCCCTGTTCGTGCTGAAGGCGCTTGTACCTATTGGGCGCCCATAGCAAACGTTGAATAA
- a CDS encoding EboA domain-containing protein, with protein MINVERPEELKALIAEIIAANISAEAWNWLNTYASTNSVSTLNIAFGIMPRKTGKAIIRISTGQQALLQIIRPGLLVDNWTADRLCRVWVLSQFNEPDKDKYFHTIENLFSVAEMNEEVALYSALPLLNHPEMWVNRCAQGIRSNIGVVLEAIMYGNPYPVENLAEAAWNQMVLKAFFTEKQVDKLYGLDDRANKELARILIDYASERHAAGREVNAMLWYLVEKFVNPEELSSMKQGKFHRIEFSK; from the coding sequence ATGATAAACGTGGAAAGGCCAGAGGAGTTGAAGGCGCTGATCGCTGAAATAATAGCAGCTAACATTTCCGCAGAAGCTTGGAATTGGTTAAATACATATGCTTCAACCAATAGTGTTTCGACACTCAACATAGCTTTTGGCATAATGCCGCGCAAAACAGGTAAAGCTATTATTCGTATAAGTACTGGTCAACAAGCATTGCTTCAAATCATTAGGCCAGGCTTGTTAGTTGATAATTGGACTGCAGACCGCCTTTGCCGGGTTTGGGTGTTATCCCAATTTAACGAACCTGATAAGGATAAATATTTCCATACAATTGAGAATTTATTTTCGGTTGCCGAAATGAATGAAGAAGTTGCGTTGTATTCAGCGTTGCCATTATTAAACCATCCTGAAATGTGGGTTAACCGCTGCGCCCAAGGCATACGGAGCAATATAGGTGTGGTACTGGAAGCCATTATGTATGGCAACCCCTACCCCGTTGAAAACCTGGCTGAAGCAGCCTGGAACCAAATGGTTTTAAAAGCCTTTTTTACCGAAAAGCAGGTTGATAAACTATACGGTTTAGATGACCGCGCTAATAAAGAGCTTGCGCGAATATTAATTGATTATGCCAGCGAACGCCATGCTGCCGGTCGCGAAGTTAATGCCATGCTTTGGTACCTGGTTGAAAAATTTGTAAACCCTGAAGAATTAAGTAGCATGAAGCAGGGCAAATTTCACAGGATTGAATTTTCAAAATAA
- a CDS encoding RidA family protein, translating into MKIFAFALLFIALMPAYAQLKSIEPSAQTGTSAAVVVDNVPLTHTSQVFPFNKAGDIIGKNDIHAQIRQVFKNAEVILEDSNSDFDHIVKLNIHVSSEKYIPQIKRQLALKFPGKTKPAVTYLIYKLWNGADIAMDIVAVSKTTKKNVRYFSKNTAYRSFTTKAAVLPAGGVTYISGQAIKGPLQPGTHGTLQQLDASLKYLGIDKRDVVQIRAFMNTTADINVVEKELAAYFGEAPIPPVVYVEWLSKEYEIEIELIAASPKATTQRDTIVTFLDLPGMAHSPVYSKATQLNFGKRVYFSALYGTTLNDANAQTEEIFLVLKNLMHAAGCDFTHLAKATYFHTTDAGSLALNTIRPQYYYPKQAPAASKAMFKALPDGKMVGMDMIGAAK; encoded by the coding sequence ATGAAAATCTTCGCCTTTGCCCTATTATTCATTGCATTAATGCCTGCTTACGCTCAACTTAAGTCTATTGAACCATCTGCCCAAACAGGAACTTCGGCAGCGGTGGTTGTTGATAATGTGCCCTTAACCCATACATCTCAGGTATTCCCTTTTAATAAAGCCGGTGATATTATAGGGAAGAATGACATTCACGCTCAAATAAGACAGGTATTTAAGAATGCAGAGGTAATATTAGAAGATAGTAATTCAGACTTTGATCATATAGTTAAACTAAACATTCATGTAAGTTCCGAAAAATATATCCCCCAAATTAAAAGGCAGCTTGCACTAAAATTTCCAGGCAAAACAAAGCCGGCAGTAACATACCTTATTTACAAACTATGGAACGGGGCCGATATAGCCATGGATATAGTTGCTGTATCAAAAACGACTAAAAAAAATGTTAGGTACTTTAGTAAAAATACTGCTTATCGTTCGTTTACTACAAAAGCGGCTGTTTTGCCCGCGGGTGGCGTTACTTATATTTCGGGGCAGGCCATAAAAGGCCCCCTACAGCCAGGCACACACGGTACCCTGCAGCAGTTGGATGCTTCATTAAAATACTTAGGAATAGATAAACGTGATGTGGTTCAGATACGTGCTTTTATGAATACTACTGCCGATATAAATGTTGTTGAAAAAGAATTAGCGGCATACTTTGGTGAAGCGCCAATACCACCAGTTGTTTATGTAGAATGGCTCAGTAAAGAATATGAAATTGAAATAGAATTAATTGCAGCCTCGCCCAAAGCTACCACCCAAAGAGACACCATTGTAACTTTTCTTGATCTTCCAGGAATGGCACACTCGCCGGTATATAGCAAAGCCACTCAGCTTAATTTTGGAAAGAGGGTATATTTCTCGGCCCTATACGGTACTACACTTAACGATGCCAACGCCCAAACCGAAGAAATATTTTTAGTATTAAAAAACCTGATGCATGCAGCAGGGTGTGATTTCACCCATTTAGCAAAAGCAACCTATTTTCATACTACTGATGCAGGTAGCTTAGCATTAAATACTATAAGGCCGCAATATTATTATCCTAAACAAGCCCCTGCGGCCAGTAAAGCGATGTTTAAAGCTTTGCCCGATGGGAAAATGGTTGGCATGGATATGATAGGGGCAGCAAAATAA
- a CDS encoding transmembrane 220 family protein — MLIILNIIFLLAFLVFAYLNLNDIDWYLWVPIYLSAAICCGLAAWGKVYPTVYLCLITFYLIYAIILFFQKDGVRDWIIKYKKPSLVETMQATKPYIEQTREFFGLLIIAGALLINYFASR; from the coding sequence ATGCTTATCATTTTAAACATAATTTTTTTACTCGCATTCCTGGTTTTCGCTTACCTGAACTTAAACGATATTGATTGGTACTTATGGGTGCCCATATATTTAAGTGCTGCCATTTGCTGCGGCCTGGCTGCCTGGGGTAAGGTTTATCCTACCGTTTACCTGTGCCTCATCACGTTTTATTTGATCTATGCCATTATACTTTTTTTTCAAAAGGATGGTGTGCGCGATTGGATAATTAAATACAAAAAACCCAGCCTGGTTGAAACCATGCAGGCAACAAAACCCTATATTGAACAAACCAGGGAATTTTTTGGACTGCTTATTATTGCAGGGGCCTTACTAATTAATTATTTCGCCAGCAGATAA
- a CDS encoding DegT/DnrJ/EryC1/StrS family aminotransferase — protein MSDYTRRSFVQTVAKTSLAAAVASALPSLSFASFAEPGKLAILGGTAVRTKPWLSWPAAIVDEKMLSILSETAKSGKWSRIQDAKGRVATFEKEYAALTEAKFCVGTGSGTQALSTCVEALGIGPGDEVITSPYTDFGTISAIIGSRALAVMADLDPASYQLDPADVERKINKNTKAIMPVHMMGMPCDMEKIMAIARKHNLYVIEDACQANFGRYQGKQLGTIGNLGCFSFQASKQIACGEGGAVIGNDEVLMDKVYTVQNHGTTRKGSNATIGPKYRMNEFEGAILLGQLPGAKERYKLRNENAKYLTEKLKGIPGLVPQKQYPGTESSGYYLYAMSYKKEHFNNADRAKFIKAVNAEGVPVSPYIKGLHTEPWVEHILGLKEYKSMYTSARIKQYRESLVLPNCDLVGQQEMLTIGGSNLLLGSKADIDDIANAFIKAYENRDKLNSIPEH, from the coding sequence ATGAGCGATTATACAAGGAGGTCATTTGTTCAAACAGTAGCAAAAACTTCATTAGCAGCCGCGGTTGCCAGCGCGCTTCCATCTTTATCATTTGCAAGCTTTGCAGAGCCGGGAAAACTGGCCATACTTGGTGGCACAGCGGTGCGTACAAAGCCATGGTTATCATGGCCGGCTGCTATTGTTGATGAAAAAATGCTGTCCATACTTAGCGAAACTGCCAAAAGTGGTAAATGGAGCAGGATACAGGATGCTAAAGGGCGGGTTGCTACTTTCGAAAAGGAATATGCAGCTTTAACTGAAGCTAAATTTTGTGTGGGCACCGGTTCCGGAACGCAGGCATTAAGCACTTGTGTTGAAGCGCTTGGTATTGGTCCTGGGGATGAAGTAATTACATCACCATATACCGATTTCGGTACTATATCTGCAATTATTGGCAGCCGTGCGCTTGCGGTTATGGCCGATCTTGATCCTGCATCGTACCAGCTTGATCCTGCCGATGTTGAAAGAAAGATAAATAAAAATACCAAAGCAATTATGCCTGTACATATGATGGGCATGCCGTGCGATATGGAAAAAATAATGGCTATTGCCCGTAAACATAATTTATATGTAATAGAAGATGCCTGCCAGGCAAATTTTGGGCGCTACCAGGGTAAACAGCTGGGCACAATCGGCAATCTGGGTTGTTTCAGCTTTCAGGCCAGTAAGCAGATTGCCTGCGGTGAAGGTGGTGCTGTAATTGGTAATGATGAAGTATTAATGGATAAGGTTTACACAGTGCAAAATCATGGTACTACCCGGAAAGGAAGCAATGCTACCATTGGCCCTAAATACCGGATGAATGAATTTGAAGGCGCTATTTTATTAGGTCAGTTGCCGGGCGCTAAAGAACGGTACAAATTGCGGAACGAAAATGCTAAATATCTTACTGAAAAGCTAAAAGGAATACCAGGCCTTGTTCCTCAAAAACAATATCCGGGCACAGAAAGCAGTGGTTATTACTTATATGCCATGAGCTATAAGAAAGAACATTTTAATAATGCCGACCGTGCAAAGTTTATAAAAGCGGTTAACGCAGAGGGCGTACCTGTGAGTCCGTATATTAAAGGTTTACACACCGAACCATGGGTTGAACATATATTGGGGTTAAAGGAATATAAAAGCATGTATACATCTGCCCGTATTAAACAATACCGCGAATCGCTTGTACTACCAAACTGTGATTTAGTAGGGCAGCAGGAGATGCTGACAATAGGAGGTTCTAACCTGCTGCTGGGTAGTAAAGCGGATATAGATGATATTGCAAATGCATTTATAAAAGCTTACGAAAACCGCGATAAATTAAACAGTATACCAGAACATTAA
- a CDS encoding amidohydrolase family protein: MFIDINAYVGHWPFQQLQYNTCKTMLNRMDTFGVDMAVVSNLNGIFYKNTQSANEELINEIRSDGRFAKRFIPFAVINPIYAGWKKDMETSIKTLGMKGVRLHPKYHDYSITDKACIEAVKMARDLGVPVGFDYRMVDSRQRSWMDIDYVVGTPKPEWNMKNILPIVAEVPDAKYMILNMANNVALSAAEVNLIKKTNLLIDTSGRNITNMSDFITLYGADKFAFGTHAPILDYLTGMLRIESLRPNEADETLKERLRSGNAKKMLGI, from the coding sequence ATGTTCATTGATATTAATGCTTACGTAGGCCATTGGCCTTTTCAACAATTGCAATACAATACCTGCAAAACCATGCTTAACCGCATGGATACTTTTGGGGTAGATATGGCCGTGGTCAGTAACCTGAACGGCATATTTTATAAAAACACACAATCGGCAAATGAAGAGTTGATAAATGAGATCAGGTCTGATGGCCGTTTCGCCAAACGCTTCATCCCATTCGCTGTAATTAACCCCATATACGCGGGTTGGAAAAAAGATATGGAAACCAGCATTAAAACCCTGGGTATGAAAGGTGTAAGGCTTCATCCTAAATATCACGATTACAGTATTACAGATAAGGCTTGTATTGAAGCGGTAAAAATGGCCAGGGATCTGGGTGTCCCGGTAGGTTTCGATTACCGGATGGTAGATAGCCGTCAGCGGTCGTGGATGGATATTGATTATGTTGTAGGTACACCCAAACCCGAATGGAACATGAAAAACATTCTTCCTATTGTAGCCGAAGTGCCCGATGCTAAATATATGATATTGAATATGGCAAACAATGTGGCCCTATCGGCCGCAGAAGTGAACCTGATCAAAAAAACCAATCTGCTAATTGACACATCCGGGAGAAATATTACAAATATGAGCGATTTTATTACCCTGTATGGCGCAGATAAGTTTGCATTCGGCACACATGCACCCATATTGGATTATTTAACCGGTATGTTACGAATTGAATCGCTGAGACCAAATGAGGCCGACGAAACTTTAAAGGAGCGCTTAAGATCAGGCAACGCTAAAAAAATGCTTGGCATATAA
- a CDS encoding TatD family hydrolase has protein sequence MCCSHTEEKDVPLERSVEKFDIDIIKGMKFFDPHVHMTSRTTDDYQAMADAGIVALIEPSFWLGQPRTGIDTFKDYYSSLVGWERFRSSQFGIKHYCTIGLNSREANNEALAEQVMEMLPLFIYKEGVVGIGEIGFDDQTAAEEKYYRLQLELAKEASLPVQIHTPHRDKKRGTQRSMDIALEHGLDPQMVIVDHNNEETVKEVLDRGFWAAFTIYPFTKMGNQRMVEIVKQYDPKNIMVNSAADWGISDPMAVPKTAALMKLNGISLADIELVTYRNAITAFGQSGQIDEADFVAAIDQSARFEGNSILRGGQQPRIDKSSIIIS, from the coding sequence ATGTGTTGCAGCCATACAGAGGAAAAAGATGTACCATTAGAAAGATCTGTAGAAAAGTTTGATATAGACATAATAAAAGGGATGAAGTTTTTTGACCCTCATGTGCATATGACATCGCGCACTACTGATGATTACCAGGCAATGGCCGATGCGGGCATAGTGGCGCTGATAGAGCCTTCGTTTTGGCTGGGCCAGCCACGCACGGGTATTGATACTTTTAAAGATTACTACAGCAGTTTGGTAGGTTGGGAAAGGTTTCGTTCATCGCAATTTGGCATAAAACATTATTGTACTATCGGGTTAAATTCAAGAGAAGCCAATAACGAAGCGCTGGCCGAACAAGTAATGGAGATGCTGCCGCTATTCATTTACAAAGAAGGCGTGGTGGGCATTGGCGAAATTGGTTTTGACGACCAAACCGCAGCCGAAGAAAAATATTACCGTTTACAATTAGAGCTGGCTAAAGAAGCCAGTTTACCTGTACAGATACATACACCCCATCGTGATAAAAAACGCGGTACACAGCGCAGTATGGATATCGCCCTTGAGCACGGACTTGACCCGCAGATGGTAATTGTCGACCATAATAATGAGGAAACAGTGAAAGAGGTGCTGGACAGGGGTTTTTGGGCGGCATTCACCATATATCCATTTACCAAAATGGGTAATCAGCGTATGGTGGAAATTGTAAAACAATACGACCCTAAAAACATTATGGTCAACTCGGCTGCCGACTGGGGTATTAGCGACCCTATGGCCGTGCCGAAAACGGCAGCTTTAATGAAGCTAAACGGCATAAGCCTTGCCGATATTGAGTTGGTAACCTATCGTAATGCCATTACCGCTTTTGGTCAAAGTGGACAAATAGACGAAGCCGATTTTGTTGCTGCTATTGACCAAAGCGCGCGATTTGAAGGGAACAGCATCCTGCGTGGTGGCCAGCAGCCCCGTATTGATAAATCGTCCATTATAATAAGCTGA
- a CDS encoding NHL repeat-containing protein — protein MDHLQRPGLWPLHAESLKKYYLLMLCFFTAILHTNAQNLGNGFYDHGVTSPISNHRGTVATTGRNGEKVVLMLLMDHRGGYCLLEVNVETGKSQQFPVPFPPGDAPYASLLSSKNRFYTLFNNHFAEFDPMKDAFTFEHTALPSNTMAMTEDEQGVIWAATYPKSGLISFNPQTKEFKDYGYLYKQNWNQYPRFIARDKSGWIYYAIGNAASQIIAFDPATGKVKEMLKEAERKRGIAYLYLNLDGKVYGQALEKKDADWYEFSNGERQNIGKHHTVNAKPIITGNQGLFYNKFPDGSLLKSANLLEKTITYYDAASKTDKTVQIEYTSDGAWTMGVAATQYGKLAGGTSFPMRFFSYDPKKDTWVNLRAFGQFNALSRAGNKFYFGVYPSGELLEWDPAKPWVDTKPGEKTNPFFLAKLTPIIHRPFRLLPVLNNKTIIMSGSPEYGYTGGGLLFWDIEKKQQTVLKDSAVIPDQSTISMVTLPGNKFLGGTTTAPGTGGEKKANLAELYCMDITSKHIDWHIAPIPGVQEYSDLCKGPDNLIYGITDKQRFFVFDPAKKAVVYEFDPKGIYGNRTAGEQSPRIFVTGPGKEIYILFEKAIVKVDPVTFKLNLVANSPVIINTGGDYLDGKIYFVSGSHLCSYKL, from the coding sequence ATGGATCATCTACAACGTCCGGGCTTATGGCCCCTGCATGCTGAAAGCCTCAAAAAATATTATTTATTGATGCTGTGCTTTTTCACCGCAATTTTGCATACCAATGCGCAAAATCTGGGGAATGGGTTTTACGATCATGGCGTAACATCGCCTATAAGCAATCACCGGGGTACCGTCGCCACAACGGGCCGTAATGGTGAAAAAGTAGTTTTAATGTTGTTAATGGATCATCGCGGCGGCTACTGTTTGCTGGAAGTTAATGTGGAAACTGGCAAATCCCAGCAATTCCCGGTACCGTTTCCACCAGGCGATGCGCCGTACGCCTCCCTGCTCTCCAGTAAAAATAGATTTTACACTTTATTTAACAATCACTTTGCCGAGTTTGACCCTATGAAGGATGCCTTTACATTTGAGCATACAGCATTACCTTCCAATACCATGGCCATGACTGAAGATGAGCAGGGTGTGATATGGGCGGCGACCTACCCGAAAAGCGGTTTAATCTCATTTAACCCGCAAACTAAAGAGTTTAAAGATTACGGTTATCTGTATAAACAAAACTGGAACCAGTACCCCAGGTTTATTGCCCGCGACAAAAGCGGCTGGATATACTATGCTATAGGCAATGCCGCCAGTCAGATCATTGCTTTTGATCCGGCAACAGGCAAGGTGAAGGAAATGTTAAAAGAAGCCGAACGTAAAAGAGGGATAGCTTATCTATATCTTAATTTAGATGGGAAAGTATACGGCCAGGCGTTAGAAAAAAAAGATGCCGACTGGTATGAATTTAGTAATGGCGAGCGCCAAAACATAGGCAAGCACCATACGGTTAATGCAAAGCCAATTATTACCGGGAACCAGGGATTGTTTTACAACAAATTCCCTGATGGTAGCTTGCTAAAATCGGCTAATTTGCTGGAAAAAACCATAACATATTATGATGCGGCCAGTAAAACAGATAAAACCGTACAAATTGAATACACCAGCGACGGCGCCTGGACTATGGGAGTAGCCGCCACACAATATGGTAAATTAGCAGGAGGTACTTCTTTCCCCATGCGTTTTTTTAGCTACGACCCTAAGAAAGATACATGGGTAAACCTACGTGCGTTTGGACAGTTTAATGCCTTATCCCGTGCAGGCAATAAGTTTTATTTTGGGGTATACCCTTCTGGTGAATTATTGGAGTGGGACCCAGCAAAGCCATGGGTAGATACAAAACCTGGCGAAAAAACCAACCCGTTCTTTTTAGCAAAATTAACGCCCATAATTCACCGTCCTTTCAGGTTATTGCCTGTCCTCAATAACAAAACCATAATTATGAGCGGATCGCCGGAATATGGTTATACAGGTGGTGGGTTACTGTTTTGGGATATAGAAAAAAAGCAACAAACAGTACTAAAAGATAGCGCAGTTATTCCCGATCAGTCGACCATAAGCATGGTGACATTACCCGGCAATAAATTTTTGGGCGGTACAACTACTGCTCCTGGTACCGGCGGTGAAAAGAAAGCTAACCTGGCCGAACTTTACTGCATGGATATTACATCTAAGCATATAGATTGGCACATTGCACCTATACCAGGTGTTCAGGAATACAGTGATTTATGCAAAGGGCCTGATAATCTTATCTATGGTATTACTGACAAGCAAAGGTTTTTTGTTTTTGACCCGGCCAAAAAAGCGGTTGTTTATGAGTTTGACCCCAAAGGTATTTACGGTAACAGGACTGCCGGCGAGCAATCTCCACGAATATTTGTAACCGGTCCGGGTAAAGAAATTTATATCCTGTTTGAAAAAGCCATTGTTAAGGTTGATCCTGTTACGTTTAAATTGAATTTGGTTGCCAACTCGCCTGTGATCATTAATACCGGTGGGGATTACTTAGATGGAAAAATCTATTTTGTAAGCGGGTCGCATTTATGCAGTTACAAATTATAG
- the eboC gene encoding UbiA-like protein EboC (EboC, a homolog the polyprenyltransferase UbiA, belongs to system of proteins involved in the trafficking of precursor metabolites to an extracytoplasmic compartment so that the biosynthesis of certain natural products, such as scytonemin, can be completed.), with the protein MVYLQMMRPANVITSVADVLAGTAIAGIFLHGSLVPHLHAVILLCLSTACLYSGGIIFNDVFDADLDKVERPERAIPSGKISLQNAILFGSIFLVAGIILAGVVSPVSGSLAAAISFLALLYNKISKHHFFFGPLNMGFCRGLNLLLGISVLTDKLPAWYFLAVVPVVYIFSITMISRGEVHGGSKRNLYIAAILYSIVTGFILWFSYLNNKLLLSAIILIPFLWMIFKPLFKAIQNPVGKNIGSAVKAGVISLILMDAAWSATFGTIYSALLIVCLLPISLWLAKIFAVT; encoded by the coding sequence ATGGTTTATCTGCAAATGATGAGGCCCGCTAACGTGATCACCTCGGTTGCCGATGTTTTGGCGGGTACTGCTATTGCCGGTATTTTTTTACACGGAAGTTTGGTCCCCCACTTACACGCTGTAATACTATTATGCCTTTCAACCGCATGTCTTTATAGTGGGGGCATTATATTTAACGATGTTTTTGATGCCGACCTTGATAAGGTGGAACGCCCCGAGCGCGCTATTCCAAGCGGTAAGATTAGCCTGCAAAATGCCATTCTATTTGGAAGTATATTTTTAGTAGCCGGTATTATTTTAGCCGGCGTGGTTAGCCCTGTATCTGGATCGTTAGCCGCGGCTATAAGTTTCTTAGCGCTGCTGTATAACAAAATAAGCAAGCACCATTTCTTTTTTGGCCCGTTAAATATGGGCTTTTGCAGGGGTTTAAACCTGCTATTAGGTATAAGTGTGTTAACCGATAAATTACCCGCATGGTACTTTTTAGCCGTTGTACCTGTTGTCTACATTTTTTCTATTACCATGATAAGTCGTGGCGAGGTACACGGGGGCAGTAAAAGAAATTTATATATAGCAGCCATATTATACAGCATAGTAACTGGCTTTATTCTCTGGTTTTCATACCTCAATAATAAACTTTTATTATCTGCCATTATTCTTATCCCGTTTTTGTGGATGATATTCAAGCCTTTATTTAAAGCCATTCAAAACCCTGTGGGGAAAAACATTGGCAGTGCTGTTAAAGCCGGGGTTATTTCATTGATACTTATGGATGCAGCCTGGTCGGCCACTTTCGGCACAATTTATTCGGCATTATTAATTGTTTGCTTGTTACCCATATCGCTTTGGCTGGCAAAAATTTTCGCTGTTACTTAA